The genomic interval TTCTCCGTGTGTAGATTGAAAAACCTTTCCAAAAGAAATGGTTAAACCACAACCAGCAGCAGGAATAGAGGGCAAGAAAGGCTATATATTTATGTACAAAAGGAATGCAACTTGTCTTTGAcaataaacaaacaaaaaaaatgtcAAACGAGAGCAGCTAGCTTATGCTTTGATCTGTTTCATACACAGCTTTAAATGAACTTGTGTGACCAATTTGAAGCTCGGGCAGACAAGCACTAGAGAGATTCTCTTGGCAAAACTAGATCATATATATCCAAAACACCCAATCCTTTGAAGAAAAACTCACTCTCCATATGGCATCATCCATTAGAGATCTGCACCTCCGTAAGAGTGTGTGTGAAACTGATTGGATAACTGTGAGCAAAGCAGTTATATAAGTAGCAGGCATCCATGTAGAAATatcctacaattttgaaaaatgaccAGTTAAATCCATAGCTCCACCTGATTTCCGTTTCTTTGTCTTTATAAAGTTTACATCACGAGGCACACGCAAACCATCAGCATCCAGGCCCCCCGATTGATGATTGTTCATCAGGGTTGACTGCCAACTCAAATTCCTTTCCAGGTTTAACATCTTTACTGACAGGGAGCTTCATCTTGGGAGACAACATTTTCACTTCTTCagtagtatatataaaaatctttCTAACCATACTACAGAACTCACTGCAATAGGGAAACCAAGAATTAATTTAAACATGGCTAGAAAAACAACAGACACGTCCAGTTGGAGATTGAGAAGAAAACATGAGACAATCTTTGGAAACAAAATAAAGGTTCTTCAATCATATAAAGTTTCATAAGCAAGATAGAATAATATGTGGATGTTAAACACACACACTAGTGAACCTCTAAAGCATAAGTGCACCTGTGCTCAACCAGCAATGGAAATTTAATGCTAATCTAATATAGGATAATATTTCAGCTGATTAACTCAGGTGGCAGAAGATTAGCTGGAAATATGGAACCCCCACCCCAATGTACTATCATGCAGAAGAGCTATGACTTCAAATAGTTGACTTGTGAACCAACACTTCAGTAAAtgggaaaaagaaaaatctaaatGACAACATCATGCGCCAGTAAAAACATCTGTGTATCAAGAAAACATGGTCAAATGAAACTTACTGCCATGGATCATCCCCAACCATCATCatatcatcttcatcatcagtgTAGACAACCTGCCATTTCTTAGTAGATCCACAAAGTTCACCCTGAATGTCAAACATCTCCTCCAATTTCTTCAAGAGATcctcatatctatcaaatctTGTTAAATCTACAGCTCTTCCAACTGCAATCCCTTGCATGTGCACCTATAGAAAAATATACTTCTGTGAGACAGTACAAACACCAAGTAGAAACAACTGGCTTACAGGCAAAGGACCCAAGTATTCAGTGGATAGGACTGTTTAAAACATTGATGTCAGTACCCACAGCGTGCATAAGCACAAGGAAGGGAAAGGAAAGGAAAAACACGACTCTAGACCAAGGGTGGAAATATTAAGAACTACCTTCGTGCAGCTTCTAATTTGCCTACTTTGCGACTCCTGTGGTGATCTCAAACTCGATTTTTCAGCATCATAACTCACAGAAGGATGATCAGCTCGATTAACATTAGATGGTTCAGAGTGCTCCGATTCAGCATCCAAGGAGGGAACTGGAAGAGCATCCCCAAAACTCCCAGCCATTGCCACCACCTGCACAGGTGAAGTGTCTTCTAAATTGGAGTTGTGAACTAGCTGAATACCAAACAACCTGCAGCTACTCCCAGAGTTCTGTTTTCTTTCCCCGGAATCTTTGTAGATAGAGAAAGAGTCAGTTACTGCATCCACTCGATTGGACCAGTACATTGTGTTGCTGGACATGGTAGCAAGGTTGTTGTTCCCACTAAAACCAAGAGAGGTTGATTTTGAAGCAGAACTAAACTTGGGTGATGAATAGAGTTCTTGTCCACGTTGTTGGTCACAGTATGAGAATGCTGAGGGAGAGTCCCCCAGAGATTTCCATGTACCTAAAGAATCTTTAAATGAATAACCAAATATGATGGCAGAATATAAGGATGGCTAGATAAAAACTTTGCTTACCAAGAGCAGAAAGATCTGAGGATGGTGGGGGTAAAACAGAAGGCCTTGCACGCTTGTTCCTTTGGGTAGGTTGAGTAGTTGGGGGAGGAGTTGCCACAAGTGGCTCCAATTCCCATGGAGATACTCTTTCAGGTCGCATTATTGATGATGGTTCATCCCATTGAACCTGAAAATAATTACACAAATACTTTAATCTAAAAGAAGAAGGCttgattaaaattattaatcagCCAAAAGTAAAGCCATTTAATTAGTCTTTTGATGAAACTAACTAATTCACAGGAAGTCAAGTCTTTGCTTTCATTAGAGAAACACATTTGAAACTCATTAACAATACAAAGACCTTACCATTTTTCTCCACAATAAGGCATGCAAgggaaataaattaatttataagacACAAAATGCTCGTAAACTcgtattgaaaaaaattaaaaaaagagctGAATCAGTATAGTCGAAAATACGGACTcctaatctctttttaaatagCTAATGCTTCACACATATAGCTAGGTACACACATATCTAAAAACCATAGAGAAACCAAAAGAACTACAGATATGAATAACTTTGCATTACAACAAACCCACCCATCATTGAAGATATCACGAAATAAGAATGAAGAAAACTTTTAGGCACTCTTTAACCAAATAGCAACCAAAAGAATGGTCCTTTCTTAGATATATCATATATTCCAACCCATTTTGCTTATTTTTATTAAGTCCTACCATTTCTCTCCAGCCAAATGGCCCAAGGTCTTGTTTACATTCAATTTTGTTCTCTGTTTTCTGTTTCCTGTGTCTTCAAACAGAGagttgaaaattctattaaaaGCTTGCTACACAACcttatttatgtatttaaaaATTGTTACCATGGAGAAAGATGGTCAACAATTCCCACTCATGGTCCTTGCCAATTGGATCATCCATataatacacaaaaacaaactctcagaaatttaatatatttaatgagATCTCAATTCCAGTAATGATTCATTAGATATCTTACAGCTAGAATCCCTTTACTTGTCAGCTTCTCCACAAACACTTTTATTCTCCAACGAGAGAAATCAAGAAGTTCCTAAAATCTTTACATTTTTCCAAAATTATACTAGTAAATTTAACAAACTGTTCCAGCTTATGCAGAAAATCTGGTGGTAAGATCATAAGAAGATTCAAATTGATGTCAGGAATTCAATTCAAACAAGGATAAAATGGCATACTTCAAATGAAAGTCAAAAGTTCAAACTATTCTAATATGCTGAACAAAGCTGGGGTATCAATTAAGAAAATATTGGAAAAGGAGGCACACCTTAAGCGACCGCCATTCAGAATGTGCCCATCCAGATGAAGTATTATCTCCTACACCAACAATTGTACCACTGAACCTGTAATATAGTGAACATATGAGCACACAATAATTCACATCCTTGGAAATCTAAAGTCAGACAATATACCTTCTCTCAGGAACTTCCTCCCCCTCAAACCTCATCTTAAACCTCATTCCAACAGAGAGTTTTTGATTGTGCGCTTCAAGGTACTTGTTGACACTTACAAGAAACTCAGATCGACTTGTCCTGGTAATCAAATGAAGCAATTTCAGCCAAGATTACTTAAATGAGCAATAGCAATTTCAGCCAAAGATTACTTAATGGAGCAATAAGAAAATGTAGATGTAAAAACCAAATAggcaattaattttttaatttatcagAGAAAATATACGAACAATCAAAATGTAAATTTGAGAAAAAACAACAGGAAAGAAGCAGGGGCATAATCTAACTCATTGACACTAATCATATTCATGCCATTGTCAACATCAATCTAGACACCCTTTACATTTTCCCTGTTTTCTCCATTATAACTTAGAAGAAGATTTGAAAATGCCTCGACAATATTgggaaaaacaaagaaagaaaaaggagaTCTTACTCCTCGTCTCGTAGGTGTGAGAAGTATAAGCTTACTTCGAAAGTTAACCAAATGTATAACACACAAACTGCACTAAACACAATAAACCACTACCCTttcctcttctttttcttttttttttctatttctatTTCTATAGGAACCAATATCAGAAAATCCAGTACAGCATGTAACTTGTCCAACTTACAATGAAGCCTTTATCCAAATAATAAACACATGACAGAAAGTAAAACACATGAATACAGAACAAACTATCCAGATGTTTGTGCATTCAACTAagcaaaaaagaaacaaaaccttGGTTTGTAAAAGACAGAAAAGAGGGTTCCAGTTGAGATGGCATGAGATGCTGTAGCTAGAACTCCAAGATGCATGCTGTGACTAGAAATCACAGAAGACGGCATATTGCTCGGTTGTCTCATGAGTCTCCTAACTCCAACACGCAGCTCTCCATTTTCACCTCtggagaaaaataaattaaaatatgagcTAAACTGAAATCTTCTAACGGTATAATGAAAACAGAATATCCACAGTTTTTTTCCCATAACTTCTGCAAGAGAACttgccttaaaaaaataaatgcatCACCAGCTACCAACTTCTTGGAACTAACGAAGACACTCCACCCAGTAGTGAGCAAATGACGTCTAGGTTGCCCTGTGGTCAATCTTTTAATATCAGTATCCCCGTGATGTAGGAACTTGTTAACATCACAGTAGGAAGGCAGAAAAATGTTGAAACAATGGAAGCTCCACTTAGCATGACAACAAAAATTAGCAAAAGTGCCATAACATAATATATAGAGCGATTAAACTtcttgagaaaaaaaaagaagaagaagacagaGAACCGAAACTATTTTAAGCCACGTGAAAAATACAGTTACTTCTCTGGAGTTGCTCACTTTTCCACAACCAATTTGTGTTCTAGCAACTcagttaataaaaaaaattcccgTGCAAAGCAAATTAGATCTGAACATCCAGCAATAAAAGGCAACACACCAGGAACAATAAGCAGCATGCACCACAGACTAAGATAACTTAGGACAGAATTAAATGCAACTTAAATGATATTCCAGCTAAAAAATTTGATATAATATGGACCAGCCAAATGATATTTGCTACCATAAGCCAAAGAAGAATAGTCAACCTCGAAATATATGACGAAAATGCCATTCATTTCCATGCAGATCAGTGGCAACCAATTCCTGCCATGGTGGTTGTTGAGACATATCCTGGaaagataacaaaataataGCACATGCAATTAGTAAAGAAAATACACACAATAGAAACTCCCAGCACAAGAAAGCAAGAACATAAAGTGTATTCCAAGCTAAAGAATACGCATGTGTTCTGTGTGAGTGTGTTTGAATGAAAAAATGTGCAGAATTACGTAGGCCAAAAAATCTATAATCcaacatgaaaataaaattaaaatttcgaGGCTACCAGTGGTGGTAAACAATCATCTGCATGCCTCCGAAGAACAGAGAATCCACCATGAGTGCTAGTATCAGATGCAGTAAGTGTCTTGCAAAATGAATGCACCGTACACCTTGGAGGTTCAGGAAGTGGAGGGTCTGGGCTTGTCAACTCAGTTTGCTAAttcacaaaaatatataaaagtttTTAACAATATGATTAAAGAGTGTGAAAGGACAAACAAAAATATCATGCATTAGCTTTGAAAGCTGCTGAAATCATGTTAGGCACAAAAATATAACCAAAATCAGCTCTCAAACTCAAAAGAATTACAAAAACTTTAAGGAAAAGAAAGCTCACATCCTGTTCTGGTAATAGAGTAATTTGCGCATAAACTTCATCTGTTTCTACTTCAGCCTACCAGAGTACAaggtaaaagtaaaaattaaataatgatCACCAACCAGTGCTTGAAAGAAGAGAACATTCATTATGAGACAATAAAATGTGAATGACATAATTTACCCTCAGTTGAACATTAACAACTTTACAAAGAATTTTAGACGGTAGATTAAATGAAGGCATTTGCTGCTCCAGACCCTGATGCATTGATGCTTCCAACTGCATTGGATAATCATACATGAGAGACTCAAAAAAGTTAAATAATACAGAAAGAGGAAAAACAAATTCTGGACTTCAAATACATATCCATGCGTGTTTCTGATAGATGTTAAGTACAATTTTTCATTTGAGACATTAATTTAGATCTTATTGGATACTTGATTATCATACATGAGAGACTCAAAAAAGTTAAATAATACAGAACGAAAAAACAAATTCTGGACTTCAAATACATATACATGCGTGATGCGTGTTTCTGGTAGATGTTAAGTACAATTTTTCATTTGAGACATTAATTTAGATCTTATTGGATACTTGATTATCATACTGGGTACCTTGTGTTCTCAAAATAAGGCCCTTATTTACAGTTAAATTGTGATCTCTTAGTATGATTCTTTTGGGTAAATGGCTTAGAAGTTGTCCTTTGTAAAGAGATGTCTTATGCCACTAAAACTAAAAGCAAAAATTTGAACGGGAAAAACTGGTTCAGCATATGCAAAAGTATGAGGGTAATAGTTAGCCCCACTTTAAAAAGCCTCTTTCCTTTCTTTCTACTACGGGACGGTTTCCTGCTTTCTCTTTGACTTGTCACATTTCTATTTAGAAAGTAATTATGTTTCTATCCAAGAAATATTACAATAATAGtaaataaacaattattttgaaataattttttgccCCTAAATGTAAAACACATTTTTGCTGCAAACAACtcctcactttttttttaagtcTCCTAACTGGGGCGTGCAAGGTTTTACATATCCGAACACATGTCACTCATCGCCCTTCCACAATATCTTCTAGATTATCCAAAAATATTATTCTATTTTGTTTGCTTGGTGATGATAAGGATTCTAAAGATGAATTGTGATTTTGGTGAGAAAGTGGAGTTCATATTTCGTTTGTTTTTCTCTTATTTGGGTACACAATGTCCCTTATAATTGATCCTACTTATTTATATTATCAATGATGGTCCTCGGTTCcagtaaataataataaacaaataagtgTTCTGTAACTTGTAATTAGCTATAATAAATAATGGAATGCTATAAAgagataaaattttaataaacaacTTTACAATAGAGTAAAAGTTAACCCCAGAAAATCAAAAGATTCAGAACAACCAGAAGATCACATTTTGAAAGTTCACATGCTCAGCATGAGACAAAGGGAGAAAGTAGAAGCTTAAAAATACCTGTTCCATATGACCTTGTGGAAAGTAATATACTCGCTGCCCTTCACGGGGAAGGGTGACGAGTGGTCCTGCACATGCATGCCATAATTCCTTGTACAATTCATCTGAGGATACTAACATTAAAAAATTACAGAGTTAAACTAAGACATTCAGATTAAAAACGAAACAGCAAAATGCAGCACGATGTACTTTATTGAACAATTATGACCATTTACTGGATGTAAGTCCAACAAGAAAATATAATGAACAAACAAACAGCTAAGTATTTACAAAAGTACTAGCAGAAAAACAGCCCACCAAAGTACTAGGCAAAGTTGACTTTTCCATCTCATTCACTATTTACCTCAGAAAATTAATCATTagaatttaaagaaaataaagattGTCCAAAGAATAAAAATTCATTATTGAGTTATAGAAAATGGATGGATAAAGTTTAGACATTGGGTAGCTAATTGATTATTCAATGAGAAAGAATTTACAGGAATTGGGGTGTAGATGGAGATTGGAGCCTTTAATTGTAATCTGCTAGTTTGATTTTTATCCAAAAGCCTAAAATACAAGATCTGCTATACTGCAGAAAATTGACTTTtccaaaatgtaaaaaaaaaaatgcaagcaTACATAGCATTTGCATTTAAAGCAAACAAAAGAATTGCACTATTTTAACGACAATGAAATAACTTGTGAAGGAAAAACTGAAACCTGGAGGGCTTCCATTGGAGGTTGGATTCAAAGCTGGGAACGCCATAGCAAACGACCACAAAGAATGACagaatctttaacaaactctcAAATCTGTTCAATATAAAGTAAGtagttaaaaaaatgaaaaaacaaatGTTTGATAAAAAGAGGCTAGGAAACCAACTAGTGCCAATTAATTCTCCCACCAACTAAACCAAACCAGTAATTACAGCCCTTAATCAATGCAAAACTGGTTACAGAATCTGAGAGCAAAAGCCTTCTCTAGCTGCTGTAGTGTTGTCAGTGCAGTCTGCTTTGTGACTTAAATGCagcaagaaaaaattaaaataaaaaagggtTTGCATTTGAAGCTCTCACGCCAAAATTTGAGCAGTAAAGTTTGTACCTTTTTCAGTTTAATTATCAACTCTTTCTCTTCTAAAGTAAATAAAACTCCCTCATTTTCAAAAGACACGTAGTcttgttaaaaagaaaaaaagaaaaccataaacacatataattcATTTCGCATTTAACATAGCAATCGATTTTATGTACGATCCGTATCACTGTGTTTAATACccattaataaaatttcagcGCTCCCAACAACAATTCagtgaaacatgaaacaaagaAGCAAATTAAAACaaaggttaaaaaaaaaaagcaccaAATAAAATGCTTTCGATTCTTCGATTTTCACCGGatccttaaaaataaaataaaataaataaaatacccaTTTCCCCTTCCTCAAGAAAAAGAACATTTCATCattcaaaaataaaacattTCATTTCCTCACCAAACCCATCCTCACTCAAGCTCAAGCACCAGATCGCACAGATTTTCCACCAGTACAGCACACAAGATACAGACCccccaaaaaaaagaaaaacaatacaAAAACCCTCAACAAACagaaatacataaaaattaacaaaacaaaaattccgaaaagaaaaacatatacataAGTGTATGATTTAGAtttaccaaaaaataaaattgtgagCTGTTTCGCCCGAGCAGAAGTCTGATAAAAGAATTATTAAGTCTGATAAAAATTTGGTAGATTTATGAGAGTATGGGGTTTTGGGATCCGATGAGGAGGACGACGATGATAAGGTCGTGTTTGTTTGAAGCCGACACCACCCCTTCTCTGCCTTTATTTTTTCCcttaattttttacttttctttttttgttttcatacaaacatacactgtctttctctctctatatatatgtcttatttttatatatttatttataaaaataaaaagtttgcatatttaatttttacagatattttattaataaacaatAAATTCTTTTTAATATACATAGATAGAGTTTAGACTGgcccaaaaaaattattaaattattaattattttatcagaTACTGAATAGGGAGATAAGGGGGCGTAATACGCACTCACTTAACTTTCGCTCTAAATGTAGGGAGAGAAAGTCAGAAGAGGAACAGCGTTCCATTGAGTACCGTGAAATCCCTACAAGTTTCTCTTTTCTGTCCCATTTTCCACGCTCAAAGAATccatttttttctcattttaattaatattatttttaaaataattagaattaagTGTATCaattacaattttattatttgttaattgGGTTTGCCCTCTGTCTGACTGACTGTCCCatgtttaagtatttttttaatgataatatTAAAGTAATAAAGATAAGATTGTAATTATTGGTTGTTAGGTGGAATTACTGATTAACCCTGTCCTTTTCTTTTATTCTATCAAAGGTTGTACCGTATGAACTTGGGTGACCCAACCCCACACATTCTAAGCACTGTATCCCTATCCTATGACACCTATGAGCTGTGTGACTGTGTACATGAGATTCACAAGGAGGTAtttgactttttatttaaataaataaataaataaaataatctcatTAAAACTTTTAGTAAactcaaaacaaaaaaacaaaaaagtaaaaaaaaaaaaagtgtcaaATACATTAATTGTTAActcagaaaaataatttttattttattttattatttagttacatttaaaaaaacaaattgaaaAAACTAGCAATCAAAGATAAATAAAGAGAAAGGTTACAGAAACTAAGAACTTGGAACACAGTTGTTCCAAAGCACCTCTTCATCGGTTCCTAACGCCTGCTGATCAATGTTATGAGCCAGAGTGTTATGGCGTCGAGGTATGAACTGGATGGTAGCGTCAggaaaattagattaattttaattccatttttagcatatttaattgacgaaaatattttattattcattgtaTATTTTCGGCTGGTATGCTTCaatatggtttcctattttgtgtattcaaacttgaaaggaaagttgtctagctttcctatctttggaaaaaaggtaaaaatagtaagtttggttacccatttcttttttatctaaccagctggtatattctgatcttgtgtgagtttctcattttcttagatcagatttctttaagagaaaaccggagctaagctttccttttctataaaaggaaagttgtacttactgcccacgattctgtaggtacaaaaacggaaattcctagactgattgaagaattattttagggaagtttctagtgaaGGGGTACGAGTTCGGAGTCGTATGTAAAAATTTGTCAATAAggtgtatattgattataaatacaccttatagcagctagattttgcatctctttcattcactttcatatcttaaggaaagagtgtcttt from Cannabis sativa cultivar Pink pepper isolate KNU-18-1 chromosome 4, ASM2916894v1, whole genome shotgun sequence carries:
- the LOC115714321 gene encoding auxin response factor 1 isoform X1, with the translated sequence MAFPALNPTSNGSPPVSSDELYKELWHACAGPLVTLPREGQRVYYFPQGHMEQLEASMHQGLEQQMPSFNLPSKILCKVVNVQLRAEVETDEVYAQITLLPEQDQTELTSPDPPLPEPPRCTVHSFCKTLTASDTSTHGGFSVLRRHADDCLPPLDMSQQPPWQELVATDLHGNEWHFRHIFRGQPRRHLLTTGWSVFVSSKKLVAGDAFIFLRGENGELRVGVRRLMRQPSNMPSSVISSHSMHLGVLATASHAISTGTLFSVFYKPRTSRSEFLVSVNKYLEAHNQKLSVGMRFKMRFEGEEVPERRFSGTIVGVGDNTSSGWAHSEWRSLKVQWDEPSSIMRPERVSPWELEPLVATPPPTTQPTQRNKRARPSVLPPPSSDLSALGTWKSLGDSPSAFSYCDQQRGQELYSSPKFSSASKSTSLGFSGNNNLATMSSNTMYWSNRVDAVTDSFSIYKDSGERKQNSGSSCRLFGIQLVHNSNLEDTSPVQVVAMAGSFGDALPVPSLDAESEHSEPSNVNRADHPSVSYDAEKSSLRSPQESQSRQIRSCTKVHMQGIAVGRAVDLTRFDRYEDLLKKLEEMFDIQGELCGSTKKWQVVYTDDEDDMMMVGDDPWHEFCSMVRKIFIYTTEEVKMLSPKMKLPVSKDVKPGKEFELAVNPDEQSSIGGPGC
- the LOC115714321 gene encoding auxin response factor 1 isoform X2, which translates into the protein MAFPALNPTSNGSPPDELYKELWHACAGPLVTLPREGQRVYYFPQGHMEQLEASMHQGLEQQMPSFNLPSKILCKVVNVQLRAEVETDEVYAQITLLPEQDQTELTSPDPPLPEPPRCTVHSFCKTLTASDTSTHGGFSVLRRHADDCLPPLDMSQQPPWQELVATDLHGNEWHFRHIFRGQPRRHLLTTGWSVFVSSKKLVAGDAFIFLRGENGELRVGVRRLMRQPSNMPSSVISSHSMHLGVLATASHAISTGTLFSVFYKPRTSRSEFLVSVNKYLEAHNQKLSVGMRFKMRFEGEEVPERRFSGTIVGVGDNTSSGWAHSEWRSLKVQWDEPSSIMRPERVSPWELEPLVATPPPTTQPTQRNKRARPSVLPPPSSDLSALGTWKSLGDSPSAFSYCDQQRGQELYSSPKFSSASKSTSLGFSGNNNLATMSSNTMYWSNRVDAVTDSFSIYKDSGERKQNSGSSCRLFGIQLVHNSNLEDTSPVQVVAMAGSFGDALPVPSLDAESEHSEPSNVNRADHPSVSYDAEKSSLRSPQESQSRQIRSCTKVHMQGIAVGRAVDLTRFDRYEDLLKKLEEMFDIQGELCGSTKKWQVVYTDDEDDMMMVGDDPWHEFCSMVRKIFIYTTEEVKMLSPKMKLPVSKDVKPGKEFELAVNPDEQSSIGGPGC